One bacterium DNA segment encodes these proteins:
- the coaD gene encoding pantetheine-phosphate adenylyltransferase, protein MRRAVYPGSFDPITFGHVDLVRRAAVMFDEVVVAVADNPNKKVLFTHDERRDMAVDALKDIPNSRVIVFRGLLANLVEQQDCCAIIRGMRAVSDFEYEFQMALMNRKLSPKAETVFLVPSLRYVYLSSNTIKEVAKHDGKIDDLVPEIVLKHLREKFGHNK, encoded by the coding sequence TTGAGACGAGCAGTCTATCCCGGAAGCTTTGATCCGATCACATTCGGGCATGTTGATTTGGTCAGACGTGCGGCGGTGATGTTTGATGAAGTTGTCGTGGCCGTAGCGGACAATCCCAACAAAAAGGTGTTGTTCACGCACGACGAGCGACGCGATATGGCGGTGGATGCGCTGAAGGACATTCCCAACTCGCGGGTGATAGTGTTTCGCGGACTGCTTGCCAATTTGGTGGAGCAGCAAGATTGTTGTGCGATTATTCGCGGCATGCGCGCAGTCAGCGATTTTGAATACGAGTTTCAAATGGCGCTGATGAATCGCAAACTTTCGCCCAAAGCGGAGACCGTATTCCTGGTCCCGTCGCTGAGATACGTATATTTGAGTTCGAATACGATCAAGGAAGTCGCCAAGCATGACGGCAAGATCGACGATCTGGTGCCGGAAATTGTGCTGAAGCACTTGAGAGAAAAGTTCGGACATAATAAGTAG
- a CDS encoding tetratricopeptide repeat protein — MSIRRFSSIIITASLLMAVTPFLHAQSQLDMQRAKNAETMIFAGRCTDAVAQLRPLYDRFPNDERICTALKNAYVCTKDFDSALVILQRRMATSQQFQKSAIQLDIAGIYLRQGNLEEGRRQIENAINLMPNDAQIYENAADVWMTNGYYADAVKFLQESRSKINQPQQFTRKLAQLYEIMRNYGDAAREYFAMAQLDTTQDIYVTGRIANLIKLDAQEEFDTGLEKALSEIVKNNPRHKDAHRYYGDYLIAQGEYDKALDRFRLVDSLDNGSGKNLLLFARVARDNGAHEMVDKACAQIAALPKTPLLVQSKFILAESKYQRGDFASAATIYNEIIALAPNDRDISEALYSLGVVTFQGLHDPISAISTFEQITVKYPRLPLAAASKMLIGDCQLAQGNAILADSTYALVNATLLPQRNQEELLFKRAELQFYTGNFEAAREAYGKMMNAFPKSVFVNDCLRRIMLISEYAGMEEATLRIFADAIFAKFRFEFPQALTDLAKLKDRSGAILPELAWLSSGEVYQMLDQDSQALAEYDSLIARFPASFYAPIAFERKGDLYADRQQNCESARSMYQQVLLNHPNSLNVEDVRKKLQRIEKTLCLQPAKSKS; from the coding sequence ATGAGCATTCGCAGATTCTCATCTATCATTATCACGGCGTCGCTGCTAATGGCAGTGACGCCCTTTCTGCACGCGCAGTCGCAACTGGATATGCAGCGCGCCAAAAACGCCGAAACAATGATCTTTGCCGGTCGGTGTACTGACGCCGTCGCCCAATTGCGCCCGCTGTATGATCGCTTTCCCAACGACGAACGCATTTGTACCGCCCTCAAGAATGCATATGTCTGCACCAAAGACTTTGACTCGGCATTGGTAATTCTTCAGCGACGAATGGCGACAAGTCAGCAATTCCAAAAATCAGCCATCCAATTGGATATTGCCGGCATCTACTTGCGCCAGGGGAATCTCGAAGAAGGCAGACGCCAGATCGAGAATGCCATCAACCTGATGCCTAATGATGCGCAAATCTACGAAAATGCCGCCGATGTTTGGATGACCAACGGCTACTATGCCGATGCGGTCAAATTCCTGCAGGAATCGCGGAGCAAGATTAATCAGCCTCAACAATTCACGCGCAAGCTGGCACAACTTTACGAAATTATGCGCAACTACGGCGATGCCGCGCGCGAGTATTTTGCAATGGCACAGCTTGACACCACGCAGGATATCTATGTGACCGGTCGCATCGCGAACCTCATCAAGCTTGATGCCCAAGAGGAGTTTGATACCGGACTTGAGAAGGCGCTTTCCGAAATCGTCAAGAATAACCCACGGCATAAGGATGCGCACCGCTACTATGGCGACTACCTGATTGCTCAAGGCGAATACGACAAGGCGCTCGACCGATTTCGTCTCGTCGATTCGCTCGACAATGGCAGCGGCAAAAACCTGCTCTTGTTCGCCCGTGTCGCCCGCGATAATGGCGCTCACGAAATGGTAGACAAGGCCTGCGCGCAGATTGCCGCATTGCCAAAGACACCGCTCCTGGTCCAGTCAAAGTTCATCTTAGCGGAATCGAAGTACCAGCGGGGTGATTTTGCTTCGGCGGCGACAATCTACAATGAAATCATTGCTCTTGCCCCCAATGACCGGGATATTTCTGAAGCGCTCTACTCGCTTGGTGTTGTGACATTTCAAGGACTTCACGACCCGATCAGCGCCATCAGTACTTTTGAGCAAATTACCGTGAAGTATCCACGCTTGCCGCTCGCTGCTGCATCCAAAATGCTCATTGGCGACTGCCAATTGGCACAGGGCAACGCGATTCTCGCAGATTCAACTTATGCCCTTGTCAATGCAACACTGCTACCGCAACGGAATCAGGAAGAGCTGCTCTTCAAGCGGGCAGAGCTTCAGTTCTATACCGGAAATTTCGAAGCCGCTCGCGAAGCGTACGGCAAGATGATGAATGCATTCCCCAAGAGTGTCTTCGTCAACGACTGTCTGCGGCGGATTATGCTGATCAGTGAATATGCCGGCATGGAAGAAGCAACCTTGCGCATCTTTGCAGATGCAATCTTTGCCAAATTCCGTTTCGAGTTTCCACAAGCCCTGACTGACTTGGCGAAACTCAAGGATCGCAGCGGCGCCATTTTGCCGGAACTGGCATGGTTAAGCTCAGGTGAGGTGTATCAAATGTTGGATCAGGATTCACAGGCTTTGGCTGAGTATGATTCGCTCATTGCCAGGTTTCCTGCAAGTTTCTATGCTCCCATCGCATTCGAACGCAAGGGCGACCTGTATGCCGACCGGCAACAAAACTGCGAGTCGGCGCGCTCCATGTATCAACAGGTGCTGTTGAATCACCCCAACAGCCTCAATGTCGAAGACGTCCGCAAGAAACTACAGCGAATCGAAAAAACTTTGTGCCTGCAGCCGGCGAAGTCTAAGTCTTAG
- a CDS encoding helix-turn-helix transcriptional regulator, producing the protein MIENEDICQVKFVNQSTVGRLKKSLKEPQTIERLAEIFGVLADPTRLKICIFLSQAELCVCDLAAMLNISESAISHQLRLLRSLRLVKFRRDGKMAFYALDDAHVTALIKQGMEHAEERAK; encoded by the coding sequence ATGATTGAAAACGAAGACATTTGCCAAGTAAAGTTTGTGAACCAATCGACGGTTGGTCGGCTAAAAAAATCGCTGAAAGAACCGCAAACCATCGAGAGGTTGGCGGAAATCTTTGGCGTATTGGCAGACCCGACTCGACTGAAGATATGCATCTTCTTGTCACAAGCCGAGTTATGTGTTTGTGACTTGGCTGCGATGTTGAACATATCGGAGTCTGCGATTTCCCATCAACTGCGATTGCTGCGGTCGCTTCGGCTCGTGAAGTTTCGTCGCGACGGCAAGATGGCGTTTTATGCGTTGGATGATGCCCATGTCACAGCGCTAATCAAACAGGGCATGGAACACGCGGAAGAAAGGGCGAAGTAG
- the cadA gene encoding cadmium-translocating P-type ATPase — translation MALANVEARTTRIDCPNCAKTAEEEIQKISGVAGARVDLLNAKVYYAFDSEKTSAEELRRQIEKLGHFKFIDESRSTSGTSPISPWLGWTLLASAILYGCGAVLSYGLDQVFFGRGFFYLATAVGGWDILRRAIIGIKHRRLDINALMTIAIIGAIILGDLHEAVVVVLLFGLANMLESYSLWRLSKTLGSLSDFTSEQALLKRGSRTIPVPPESLAPGDTIVLREGMRIPADGRVVVGKSFIDLASLTGESQPRSVGVGDDVFAGTINLDGYLEVAVMSTAGDSRMGKILKLIGEASARKAKIERFVDRFAKVYTPIVVLVAVLVAVIPPLLFDASFTEWIYKALVLLVISCPCALVISTPIAVTTALAAASRMKAVFKGGDALERLATINTVAFDKTGTLTTGRLRLVKTENCAVGNEAKLLQIAGSLEQISQHPIARSLTAACAERNLSMLVVENPKAIAGVGVEGTIGGIGYHLRSSDPKGNTGLAQSVALMGDKQTLAIFKFADEIREEARSVVNGLREIGIDKVGILSGDEQANVERVRAELNLDFAHGNLMPDQKYEKLTALGEGIVMVGDGINDVVALSGSDVSISLARFGNDIQAQHSDIIFYGDTLTPLPKVIQLGKKTLGTIKMNIAAAFAIKAVFLVLAALGFANIWMAVAADMGASLLVIFNSLRLLK, via the coding sequence ATGGCACTTGCCAATGTAGAAGCAAGAACAACGCGAATAGACTGTCCCAATTGCGCGAAGACCGCCGAGGAGGAGATTCAGAAGATTTCCGGCGTGGCGGGCGCGCGTGTGGACCTATTGAATGCTAAGGTTTATTACGCTTTCGATTCAGAGAAGACAAGTGCCGAGGAATTACGCCGGCAGATAGAAAAACTTGGACACTTCAAATTCATAGACGAATCAAGATCGACCTCAGGGACGTCGCCGATTTCGCCTTGGTTGGGCTGGACGTTGTTGGCATCAGCAATACTGTACGGGTGTGGAGCGGTTCTAAGTTACGGACTTGACCAAGTGTTTTTCGGCCGCGGATTTTTCTATTTGGCAACGGCAGTCGGCGGCTGGGACATTCTCCGGCGCGCGATAATCGGAATCAAGCATAGGCGGCTGGATATCAACGCACTGATGACAATTGCGATAATTGGCGCGATTATCCTGGGCGATCTCCATGAAGCGGTGGTCGTAGTATTGCTATTTGGGCTGGCGAATATGCTTGAGTCTTATTCGCTATGGCGGTTGTCGAAGACTTTGGGGAGCTTATCTGATTTCACCTCAGAGCAAGCGCTACTTAAGCGAGGTAGTAGGACAATACCGGTCCCGCCGGAGTCTTTGGCGCCCGGAGATACGATCGTTCTCAGGGAAGGAATGCGAATTCCAGCGGATGGAAGAGTCGTTGTCGGCAAATCGTTTATTGATCTGGCAAGTTTGACCGGCGAGTCCCAACCACGATCAGTTGGCGTTGGCGACGATGTGTTCGCTGGAACAATCAATCTGGATGGTTACTTGGAAGTCGCCGTTATGTCGACTGCCGGGGACTCGCGCATGGGCAAGATTCTCAAGTTGATCGGTGAAGCTTCGGCCCGGAAGGCTAAGATTGAGCGATTCGTTGATCGATTTGCGAAGGTGTATACGCCGATAGTCGTGCTCGTGGCTGTGCTTGTTGCGGTCATCCCTCCCCTGCTGTTTGATGCTTCGTTTACTGAGTGGATATACAAGGCGCTGGTGTTGCTCGTTATTTCCTGTCCGTGTGCGCTGGTGATTTCAACGCCGATTGCGGTTACGACAGCGCTGGCGGCGGCTTCGCGAATGAAAGCCGTGTTCAAGGGCGGCGACGCGCTGGAGCGGTTGGCGACAATCAACACAGTAGCATTTGATAAGACCGGAACGCTGACAACGGGACGGCTTCGATTGGTCAAAACCGAGAATTGTGCTGTGGGTAATGAGGCAAAGCTATTGCAGATAGCGGGGTCGCTTGAGCAAATATCACAACATCCGATAGCGCGTTCGCTGACTGCGGCTTGTGCAGAACGCAATTTGTCGATGCTCGTTGTCGAGAATCCGAAAGCGATTGCTGGAGTCGGAGTTGAAGGAACAATTGGCGGAATTGGGTATCACCTTCGCAGTTCAGACCCTAAGGGTAATACTGGATTAGCGCAGTCGGTGGCTTTGATGGGAGACAAGCAAACGCTGGCAATATTCAAGTTTGCGGACGAGATTCGCGAAGAAGCGAGATCAGTGGTAAATGGCTTGCGCGAAATTGGAATCGACAAGGTAGGCATTTTGTCCGGCGACGAGCAAGCGAATGTCGAGCGGGTAAGAGCCGAATTGAACCTCGATTTTGCTCATGGCAATCTGATGCCCGATCAGAAATATGAGAAATTGACGGCTTTAGGCGAAGGTATTGTCATGGTCGGCGACGGCATAAATGATGTTGTGGCGCTCTCAGGTTCGGATGTTTCGATCTCGTTGGCGCGATTCGGAAACGACATTCAGGCGCAACATTCGGATATAATATTCTACGGTGACACTCTCACTCCCCTGCCAAAGGTCATCCAACTCGGCAAGAAGACGCTGGGAACGATCAAGATGAACATCGCAGCGGCATTTGCGATTAAGGCGGTGTTCCTGGTGTTGGCAGCGCTTGGATTCGCCAATATCTGGATGGCGGTGGCGGCAGATATGGGCGCTTCGCTTTTGGTGATCTTCAATAGTCTGCGCTTGCTGAAGTGA
- the rsmD gene encoding 16S rRNA (guanine(966)-N(2))-methyltransferase RsmD, with the protein MRIIAGEKRGLVLKTATYEGFRPTLDRVKESLFGILAPHIHDARVLDLFAGSGALSFEAVSRGAASALMIDSDKRAAKVIEQNLAKTGFGDRCKFALADFEAAGKTVARGMQFDLVFADPPYEGGFGQRILNHLRTVDLLAPEGLLSLEMSRKEMADLDITGYEVLRPKRFGFTFVWIMRRV; encoded by the coding sequence ATGCGCATCATCGCCGGAGAAAAACGCGGTCTTGTCCTAAAGACCGCTACGTACGAGGGTTTTCGCCCTACACTCGACCGAGTCAAGGAATCGCTGTTCGGCATTTTGGCGCCGCACATTCACGACGCCCGTGTGCTTGACCTCTTTGCCGGGTCGGGAGCCTTGTCATTCGAGGCGGTTTCGCGCGGAGCTGCATCGGCGCTGATGATTGATAGCGACAAACGCGCCGCGAAAGTGATCGAACAGAATCTTGCGAAGACGGGTTTTGGCGATCGCTGCAAGTTTGCCTTGGCAGACTTCGAAGCAGCGGGAAAAACGGTTGCGCGCGGGATGCAATTTGATTTAGTTTTTGCGGACCCGCCCTACGAAGGCGGATTCGGCCAGCGCATCTTGAATCACTTGCGAACTGTCGATCTGCTTGCACCGGAAGGACTTCTGTCGCTGGAGATGTCGCGCAAAGAGATGGCAGATCTGGACATAACCGGCTATGAGGTTTTGCGCCCCAAGCGATTCGGGTTTACCTTCGTTTGGATAATGAGGAGAGTTTAG
- the lysS gene encoding lysine--tRNA ligase, whose amino-acid sequence MTENATDQHQVRIQKLQALREAGVEPFAYSYSKTHDSAQLVENFDSLAEAQTTVSIAGRLMTIRSMGKSIFANLQDDAGQIQIYVKKDAVAEGEFEVFKKADLGDIFGVEGYLFLTKMGEKSVHVSKVTLLAKSLRPMPEKWHGLQDKETRYRRRYLDMIANPEVREVFKKRSLIVRALRDFLDGEGFVEVETPVLQPIYGGAAARPFITHHNRLDVDLFMRVADELYLKRLIVGGFEKVWEFCKDFRNEGMDRNHNPEFTMIELYWAYADYQDVMKLYQRMITTVATKVLGTTTITFGENQIELGGEWRVLPMLDGISEAVGRDISQMDEPTLRKFCGEIGVKTEGLVGRGKLIDELFSEKLEHKLIQPTFITDYPKELSPLAKPHRSKEGLTERFEVFIGGMEMGNAFSELNDPIDQKERFQKLVELAKAGDEEAPAVLDEDYIFCLEHGMPPTGGLGFGVDRLCMMLLNQHSIRDVILFPQMKPE is encoded by the coding sequence GTGACAGAGAATGCCACCGACCAGCATCAAGTACGAATCCAGAAATTGCAGGCGCTCCGCGAAGCCGGAGTTGAGCCTTTTGCCTATAGCTATAGCAAGACTCACGACTCGGCGCAGCTTGTCGAGAACTTTGATTCCCTCGCAGAAGCGCAGACGACAGTCAGTATTGCTGGACGATTGATGACAATCCGTTCGATGGGCAAATCGATCTTTGCCAACTTGCAGGATGACGCCGGACAAATTCAGATCTATGTTAAGAAGGACGCAGTCGCTGAAGGCGAATTCGAAGTATTCAAGAAAGCGGATCTCGGAGATATCTTCGGCGTTGAAGGATATTTGTTCCTCACGAAGATGGGTGAAAAGAGCGTTCATGTCAGCAAAGTGACATTGTTAGCCAAGAGTTTAAGGCCGATGCCGGAAAAGTGGCACGGGCTTCAAGACAAAGAGACGCGATATCGCCGGCGCTATCTTGACATGATCGCCAATCCGGAAGTGCGGGAAGTCTTTAAGAAGCGGAGCCTGATTGTCCGCGCACTGCGTGATTTTCTCGACGGCGAGGGATTTGTCGAAGTTGAGACGCCGGTATTGCAGCCGATTTATGGCGGAGCGGCGGCGCGTCCATTTATCACGCATCACAACCGGCTCGATGTCGATCTGTTCATGCGCGTGGCGGATGAACTGTACCTGAAGAGACTTATCGTTGGTGGATTCGAAAAGGTGTGGGAGTTCTGCAAAGACTTCCGCAACGAAGGGATGGACCGCAATCACAATCCCGAATTCACGATGATTGAATTGTATTGGGCTTATGCGGATTATCAAGATGTAATGAAGTTGTATCAACGGATGATCACAACGGTTGCGACCAAGGTTTTGGGCACGACGACAATTACATTCGGCGAAAATCAGATCGAACTGGGCGGCGAATGGCGGGTACTGCCGATGCTGGATGGAATCAGCGAAGCGGTTGGACGCGACATTTCCCAAATGGACGAGCCGACGTTGCGCAAGTTCTGCGGTGAAATTGGAGTCAAGACTGAAGGGCTGGTGGGGCGCGGCAAGTTGATTGACGAGTTGTTCAGCGAAAAGCTCGAACACAAGTTGATTCAACCGACGTTTATCACCGACTATCCGAAAGAACTGTCGCCGCTGGCAAAGCCGCATCGGAGCAAAGAAGGATTGACGGAACGATTTGAGGTCTTCATTGGTGGAATGGAGATGGGGAACGCATTCAGTGAGCTGAACGACCCCATCGATCAAAAAGAGCGCTTCCAGAAACTTGTCGAATTGGCGAAAGCCGGCGACGAGGAAGCGCCCGCAGTGCTGGACGAGGATTACATATTCTGTCTTGAACACGGAATGCCGCCGACCGGCGGTCTTGGATTTGGTGTTGACCGGCTATGCATGATGCTGTTGAATCAACATTCAATCCGCGACGTGATTCTCTTCCCGCAGATGAAACCGGAGTAG
- a CDS encoding DUF4159 domain-containing protein encodes MKTLLTCSIIAITLSFSGASAAELTNNVTIARLKYPGGGDWYWGSSAIPNLINFVKSNTAIPISQEEVRIELTDNRLFNYPLLYMTGHGNVNFRADDLEILRKYLGAGGFLLANDSYGMRKAFFREMKKLFPDQEPRELPFNHAIFNCYYKFPNGLPKIHKHDEKPAQAFGWFMGERLVAVFVYESDIGDGWEDARVHNDPPDKRNAALQMGTNILVWALMN; translated from the coding sequence ATGAAGACTCTACTTACCTGCTCCATAATCGCGATAACATTGTCGTTTTCCGGCGCTTCCGCAGCCGAATTGACGAACAACGTCACTATCGCACGCCTGAAGTATCCCGGCGGCGGCGACTGGTACTGGGGATCATCGGCGATTCCCAACTTGATCAACTTCGTCAAGTCCAATACCGCGATTCCCATCAGTCAGGAAGAGGTCCGAATCGAGTTAACGGATAACCGACTATTCAACTATCCGTTGCTCTATATGACTGGTCACGGTAACGTCAATTTTCGCGCCGACGATCTGGAGATTCTCCGCAAGTATCTTGGCGCCGGCGGTTTTCTGCTCGCCAACGACTCCTATGGCATGCGCAAAGCTTTCTTCCGGGAGATGAAAAAGCTCTTTCCCGATCAAGAGCCGCGCGAATTGCCCTTTAATCACGCAATCTTCAATTGTTACTACAAATTCCCGAACGGTCTTCCGAAAATACACAAACACGACGAAAAGCCCGCGCAAGCATTCGGCTGGTTCATGGGCGAACGATTGGTCGCTGTATTTGTGTACGAGTCCGACATCGGCGACGGCTGGGAAGACGCGCGTGTACATAACGACCCTCCGGATAAGCGCAACGCAGCTCTCCAGATGGGAACAAACATCCTGGTTTGGGCATTAATGAATTAG
- a CDS encoding DUF2723 domain-containing protein yields MTVQRSVPYWDCGEYIACSYILGIAHPPGNPLYLLLGRIFSMLPIAADISYRINLMSVFSSVAAATIGYVVSVRLLRFLPGVADNRGRQLLAYLCSITGALLFAFSRTNWANSVEAEVYAIAMAIYFALIWLSLLWYDNRHQSSSIKYLIMIAYLSLLSVAVHMTSFLAMPAIFIFVISVDERLRRDYRFWISGIVLFTVAANIAWFLVLVPVWLVIALIGFIQKRDTGWGLALGLSVAAMIGFSAHAYIPIRAAEKPAINQNNPADWERFYGYLQRKQYGSESMFEKMFKRRGSWEHQLGDFPRIGFGGFLMDQFGIGGILFTIPFILAIIGIIALIKWKWRVGTFFGLILFAGTIGLVLYMNFADGSMIDPSTGLNKLEVRDRDYFFTPGFLTFALCIGMGLFVVLNFLIDWLKLQGKTIVAVALGTITLILPAITVGANFNMSNRSNNFLAYDYAYNYLMSCPQDAILFTGGDNDTFPLWCLQEVYGIRRDVRIANLSLIQTDWYQLQLKHQMGVPINLSDEQMKWESLESTRPRKPYVDHLRGGWEHLLMAYRDQETGQVTTVAHQMVEQIISANQWKYPVLFSGMLPTEVKYPLAEHNLRRGWLYQIVPQESRGAWDIETSKDLFLNVYRTNGINDPKVFREEVATTLIIGSVQSGMEFVDYLESRGDTALALTVTDDMIESFPEFWQSYTRMAKIRGFSKAETDSMYEAYFKYIDKLIAFNPDNIYYYQYKALALQYLGRGTEAIHYSELAYNIDPVSPVAFRAIVSLYIQNGRREDAVRVAREYLKTNPGDPAARSISSGQF; encoded by the coding sequence ATGACCGTCCAACGATCGGTGCCTTACTGGGATTGCGGCGAGTACATTGCTTGCTCCTACATCCTCGGTATTGCCCACCCGCCGGGAAACCCTCTCTATCTTTTGCTTGGACGAATATTCTCAATGCTGCCGATTGCAGCCGACATCTCATACCGCATTAACTTGATGTCCGTATTCAGCAGCGTTGCAGCTGCAACAATCGGATATGTCGTTTCGGTGCGGCTTCTGCGTTTTCTCCCTGGTGTCGCTGACAATCGCGGCCGTCAGTTGCTGGCGTACCTTTGCTCAATTACCGGTGCATTGTTATTCGCGTTTAGCCGCACGAATTGGGCGAATTCCGTAGAGGCAGAAGTCTACGCCATCGCGATGGCAATCTATTTCGCCCTGATCTGGCTCTCGCTGCTTTGGTACGACAACCGCCACCAGTCGTCGTCGATTAAGTACCTGATCATGATCGCCTATCTGAGTCTGCTGTCCGTTGCGGTTCACATGACTTCGTTCCTTGCTATGCCGGCGATATTTATCTTCGTCATTTCAGTCGACGAGCGCTTGCGCAGAGACTATCGTTTCTGGATCAGCGGCATTGTCTTGTTTACTGTTGCTGCGAACATTGCCTGGTTCTTAGTACTGGTTCCCGTCTGGCTTGTGATTGCCTTGATCGGTTTCATCCAGAAGCGCGATACTGGCTGGGGACTCGCGCTCGGACTCAGCGTTGCCGCGATGATCGGCTTCTCAGCTCACGCTTACATTCCGATTCGCGCCGCCGAAAAACCGGCGATCAATCAGAACAACCCAGCCGATTGGGAACGTTTCTATGGCTATCTCCAGCGCAAGCAATATGGCTCTGAGTCAATGTTCGAAAAGATGTTCAAACGACGCGGCAGTTGGGAACACCAGCTTGGCGACTTCCCGCGCATCGGCTTCGGTGGTTTTCTGATGGATCAGTTTGGTATCGGCGGGATACTATTCACAATTCCGTTCATCCTCGCGATTATCGGCATCATTGCTTTGATCAAGTGGAAGTGGCGAGTAGGGACTTTCTTCGGACTCATCCTCTTTGCCGGCACCATCGGGCTGGTTCTTTATATGAACTTTGCCGACGGCTCGATGATCGATCCGTCCACCGGCCTTAATAAACTCGAAGTACGCGACCGCGATTACTTCTTCACGCCCGGTTTCCTGACATTTGCGCTTTGCATCGGGATGGGTCTATTCGTTGTTCTCAACTTCCTGATCGACTGGCTCAAATTACAAGGCAAGACTATCGTCGCTGTCGCTCTTGGCACAATTACACTCATTCTCCCGGCAATAACAGTTGGCGCAAATTTCAATATGAGCAATCGCTCCAATAACTTCCTTGCCTACGACTACGCGTACAACTATTTGATGTCGTGTCCGCAGGATGCGATCCTCTTCACCGGCGGCGACAACGACACATTCCCGCTTTGGTGCTTGCAGGAGGTCTACGGAATTCGCCGCGATGTCCGTATTGCTAATCTCTCGCTTATTCAAACCGACTGGTACCAACTTCAGCTCAAACATCAAATGGGTGTGCCAATCAATCTCTCTGACGAACAAATGAAATGGGAAAGTCTCGAATCGACCCGGCCGCGCAAACCGTATGTCGACCACCTTCGCGGCGGTTGGGAGCATTTGTTGATGGCTTATCGCGACCAAGAAACGGGACAAGTCACGACGGTCGCCCACCAAATGGTCGAGCAGATCATATCGGCTAACCAGTGGAAGTATCCGGTGCTGTTCTCCGGCATGCTTCCTACCGAGGTAAAATACCCGCTCGCTGAACACAATCTGCGTCGCGGTTGGCTGTACCAGATTGTCCCGCAGGAAAGCCGCGGGGCATGGGATATTGAAACCAGCAAAGACTTGTTCTTGAACGTGTATCGAACCAATGGCATCAATGATCCGAAGGTCTTCCGCGAAGAAGTTGCAACTACTTTGATAATTGGTTCTGTGCAGTCCGGTATGGAGTTCGTCGATTACCTTGAGTCGCGCGGTGATACAGCGCTTGCCCTGACTGTTACCGACGACATGATCGAGAGTTTCCCCGAGTTCTGGCAAAGCTACACGCGCATGGCAAAAATCCGTGGCTTCTCAAAGGCGGAAACCGACTCAATGTACGAGGCTTATTTCAAGTACATCGATAAGTTGATCGCTTTCAACCCGGACAACATCTATTATTACCAATACAAGGCGCTTGCCCTGCAGTACCTTGGTCGTGGCACTGAAGCTATCCACTATAGTGAATTGGCGTATAACATTGATCCGGTGTCGCCGGTTGCGTTCCGGGCAATTGTCTCTCTCTATATCCAAAATGGCCGACGCGAAGACGCTGTTCGGGTGGCGCGCGAGTATCTCAAAACCAATCCCGGAGATCCCGCCGCGAGATCAATCTCCTCCGGTCAGTTTTAG